One Scyliorhinus canicula chromosome 12, sScyCan1.1, whole genome shotgun sequence genomic region harbors:
- the LOC119975244 gene encoding sodium channel subunit beta-4-like isoform X2, with product MDGKQLQGHNLHKLLLLLLNVVDAVSGDSPVPVSGYLGEQVVLPCTYKGNVPVSDLHVIWGISLFEILHKFVDGNDDLTEQDARFRNRTTLFKDQLEQGNWSVLISDLRKSDQNKYECQIYKKKEEVHYLLKSNEVHLSVTERTRTPGPNTPVPERTRTPGPNTPVSGPGFSTGVGVGLGIGILLSVVFLVAVIGVRRILKRRRRDSI from the exons atggatgggaagcagctgCAG GGCCACAATTTACACAAACTACTCCTGCTGCTGCTGAATGTTGTTGATGCTGTTTCAG GTGACTCACCTGTCCCAGTTTCTGGGTACCTTGGGGAGCAGGTTGTGCTGCCCTGTACCTACAAAGGGAATGTCCCAGTCTCCGATTTACATGTGATTTGGGGAATATCGCTTTTTGAAATTTTACACAAGTTTGTCGATGGAAACGATGATTTGACAGAACAAGACGCACGTTTCAGAAACAGAACAACCCTGTTCAAAGATCAACTGGAACAAGGAAACTGGTCAGTTCTCATCTCTGACCTCAGAAAGTCAGACCAGAACAAATATGAGTGTCAGATTTACAAGAAGAAAGAGGAGGTCCATTATTTGTTGAAATCTAATGAGGTCCACCTCTCTGTGACAG AGCGAACTCGGACACCCGGACCAAACACACCTGTACCAG AGCGAACTCGGACACCCGGACCAAACACACCAGTATCAG GTCCTGGATTCTCAACTGGAGTAGGAGTTGGATTGGGAATCGGAATTCTTCtttctgttgtttttcttgttgctgTAATTGGGGTTCGCAGAATCTTAAAACGACGAAGACG GGATTCAATCTAA
- the LOC119975244 gene encoding sodium channel subunit beta-4-like isoform X4 — MDGKQLQGHNLHKLLLLLLNVVDAVSGDSPVPVSGYLGEQVVLPCTYKGNVPVSDLHVIWGISLFEILHKFVDGNDDLTEQDARFRNRTTLFKDQLEQGNWSVLISDLRKSDQNKYECQIYKKKEEVHYLLKSNEVHLSVTERTRTPGPNTPVSGPGFSTGVGVGLGIGILLSVVFLVAVIGVRRILKRRRRDSI, encoded by the exons atggatgggaagcagctgCAG GGCCACAATTTACACAAACTACTCCTGCTGCTGCTGAATGTTGTTGATGCTGTTTCAG GTGACTCACCTGTCCCAGTTTCTGGGTACCTTGGGGAGCAGGTTGTGCTGCCCTGTACCTACAAAGGGAATGTCCCAGTCTCCGATTTACATGTGATTTGGGGAATATCGCTTTTTGAAATTTTACACAAGTTTGTCGATGGAAACGATGATTTGACAGAACAAGACGCACGTTTCAGAAACAGAACAACCCTGTTCAAAGATCAACTGGAACAAGGAAACTGGTCAGTTCTCATCTCTGACCTCAGAAAGTCAGACCAGAACAAATATGAGTGTCAGATTTACAAGAAGAAAGAGGAGGTCCATTATTTGTTGAAATCTAATGAGGTCCACCTCTCTGTGACAG AGCGAACTCGGACACCCGGACCAAACACACCAGTATCAG GTCCTGGATTCTCAACTGGAGTAGGAGTTGGATTGGGAATCGGAATTCTTCtttctgttgtttttcttgttgctgTAATTGGGGTTCGCAGAATCTTAAAACGACGAAGACG GGATTCAATCTAA
- the LOC119975244 gene encoding sodium channel subunit beta-4-like isoform X6 — translation MDGKQLQGHNLHKLLLLLLNVVDAVSGDSPVPVSGYLGEQVVLPCTYKGNVPVSDLHVIWGISLFEILHKFVDGNDDLTEQDARFRNRTTLFKDQLEQGNWSVLISDLRKSDQNKYECQIYKKKEEVHYLLKSNEVHLSVTGPGFSTGVGVGLGIGILLSVVFLVAVIGVRRILKRRRRDSI, via the exons atggatgggaagcagctgCAG GGCCACAATTTACACAAACTACTCCTGCTGCTGCTGAATGTTGTTGATGCTGTTTCAG GTGACTCACCTGTCCCAGTTTCTGGGTACCTTGGGGAGCAGGTTGTGCTGCCCTGTACCTACAAAGGGAATGTCCCAGTCTCCGATTTACATGTGATTTGGGGAATATCGCTTTTTGAAATTTTACACAAGTTTGTCGATGGAAACGATGATTTGACAGAACAAGACGCACGTTTCAGAAACAGAACAACCCTGTTCAAAGATCAACTGGAACAAGGAAACTGGTCAGTTCTCATCTCTGACCTCAGAAAGTCAGACCAGAACAAATATGAGTGTCAGATTTACAAGAAGAAAGAGGAGGTCCATTATTTGTTGAAATCTAATGAGGTCCACCTCTCTGTGACAG GTCCTGGATTCTCAACTGGAGTAGGAGTTGGATTGGGAATCGGAATTCTTCtttctgttgtttttcttgttgctgTAATTGGGGTTCGCAGAATCTTAAAACGACGAAGACG GGATTCAATCTAA
- the LOC119975244 gene encoding sodium channel subunit beta-4-like isoform X3, which yields MDGKQLQGHNLHKLLLLLLNVVDAVSGDSPVPVSGYLGEQVVLPCTYKGNVPVSDLHVIWGISLFEILHKFVDGNDDLTEQDARFRNRTTLFKDQLEQGNWSVLISDLRKSDQNKYECQIYKKKEEVHYLLKSNEVHLSVTERTRTPGPNTPVPGPGFSTGVGVGLGIGILLSVVFLVAVIGVRRILKRRRRDSI from the exons atggatgggaagcagctgCAG GGCCACAATTTACACAAACTACTCCTGCTGCTGCTGAATGTTGTTGATGCTGTTTCAG GTGACTCACCTGTCCCAGTTTCTGGGTACCTTGGGGAGCAGGTTGTGCTGCCCTGTACCTACAAAGGGAATGTCCCAGTCTCCGATTTACATGTGATTTGGGGAATATCGCTTTTTGAAATTTTACACAAGTTTGTCGATGGAAACGATGATTTGACAGAACAAGACGCACGTTTCAGAAACAGAACAACCCTGTTCAAAGATCAACTGGAACAAGGAAACTGGTCAGTTCTCATCTCTGACCTCAGAAAGTCAGACCAGAACAAATATGAGTGTCAGATTTACAAGAAGAAAGAGGAGGTCCATTATTTGTTGAAATCTAATGAGGTCCACCTCTCTGTGACAG AGCGAACTCGGACACCCGGACCAAACACACCTGTACCAG GTCCTGGATTCTCAACTGGAGTAGGAGTTGGATTGGGAATCGGAATTCTTCtttctgttgtttttcttgttgctgTAATTGGGGTTCGCAGAATCTTAAAACGACGAAGACG GGATTCAATCTAA
- the LOC119975244 gene encoding sodium channel subunit beta-4-like isoform X5: MDGKQLQGHNLHKLLLLLLNVVDAVSGDSPVPVSGYLGEQVVLPCTYKGNVPVSDLHVIWGISLFEILHKFVDGNDDLTEQDARFRNRTTLFKDQLEQGNWSVLISDLRKSDQNKYECQIYKKKEEVHYLLKSNEVHLSVTERTRTPGPNTPVPGKSVSKLLNVFSALTFDHAGLTGSNIGRFPVGKLTGLGL, translated from the exons atggatgggaagcagctgCAG GGCCACAATTTACACAAACTACTCCTGCTGCTGCTGAATGTTGTTGATGCTGTTTCAG GTGACTCACCTGTCCCAGTTTCTGGGTACCTTGGGGAGCAGGTTGTGCTGCCCTGTACCTACAAAGGGAATGTCCCAGTCTCCGATTTACATGTGATTTGGGGAATATCGCTTTTTGAAATTTTACACAAGTTTGTCGATGGAAACGATGATTTGACAGAACAAGACGCACGTTTCAGAAACAGAACAACCCTGTTCAAAGATCAACTGGAACAAGGAAACTGGTCAGTTCTCATCTCTGACCTCAGAAAGTCAGACCAGAACAAATATGAGTGTCAGATTTACAAGAAGAAAGAGGAGGTCCATTATTTGTTGAAATCTAATGAGGTCCACCTCTCTGTGACAG AGCGAACTCGGACACCCGGACCAAACACACCTGTACCAGGTAAATCTGTTTCTAAACTACTCAATGTGTTTTCAGCTCTTACATTTGATCATGCTGGATTGACAGGTAGTAATATTGGAAGGTT TCCTGTTGGGAAACTCACGGGATTGGGTCTATAA
- the LOC119975244 gene encoding sodium channel subunit beta-4-like isoform X1 encodes MDGKQLQGHNLHKLLLLLLNVVDAVSGDSPVPVSGYLGEQVVLPCTYKGNVPVSDLHVIWGISLFEILHKFVDGNDDLTEQDARFRNRTTLFKDQLEQGNWSVLISDLRKSDQNKYECQIYKKKEEVHYLLKSNEVHLSVTERTRTPGPNTPVPEMFHLSPGVGCRRWGSEHLSGSLHKTQCIYLGRVSVATEVGHFPKYKMEERKAYRIKWTMFAAPVGCT; translated from the exons atggatgggaagcagctgCAG GGCCACAATTTACACAAACTACTCCTGCTGCTGCTGAATGTTGTTGATGCTGTTTCAG GTGACTCACCTGTCCCAGTTTCTGGGTACCTTGGGGAGCAGGTTGTGCTGCCCTGTACCTACAAAGGGAATGTCCCAGTCTCCGATTTACATGTGATTTGGGGAATATCGCTTTTTGAAATTTTACACAAGTTTGTCGATGGAAACGATGATTTGACAGAACAAGACGCACGTTTCAGAAACAGAACAACCCTGTTCAAAGATCAACTGGAACAAGGAAACTGGTCAGTTCTCATCTCTGACCTCAGAAAGTCAGACCAGAACAAATATGAGTGTCAGATTTACAAGAAGAAAGAGGAGGTCCATTATTTGTTGAAATCTAATGAGGTCCACCTCTCTGTGACAG AGCGAACTCGGACACCCGGACCAAACACACCTGTACCAG AAATGTTCCATCTGTCTCCCGGTGTTGGGTGCAGGAGGTGGGGCTCAGAGCACCTCTCGGGCAGCCTTCACAAGACCCAGTGCATTTACCTTGGACGTGtatctgtagccaccgaagttggccatttccctaaatacaaaatggaggaacgcaaagcatacaggataaaatggacaatgtttgcagccccagtaggctgcacctag